The following are from one region of the Tachysurus fulvidraco isolate hzauxx_2018 chromosome 24, HZAU_PFXX_2.0, whole genome shotgun sequence genome:
- the LOC113661588 gene encoding mtp family protein, with the protein MAGRQSLCCHVNTATRVSAIFYLIYNLLVAVDLAIGIIREKDPITVSFTEMKRTHGNCIFEISTNFISLFLMSFSSVLVMLSHRKGPMCVMPFVMFMFLDVALSLLSLFDARFGLPGTPTYGDALRLASNLKDGARLEGEELNRVTLTFGVLFVMYILLKVYMFKVSIRCYYALKEQRMPAPKSSVMMKLPSYDEAVKMKPEDKLSKYQEP; encoded by the exons ATGGCTGGAAGACAGTCCCTCTGCTGCCATGTCAACACGGCCACCCGCGTCTCTGCCATCTTCTACTTG atttataATCTGCTGGTGGCTGTGGATCTGGCCATTGGAATAATCCGAGAGAAAGATCCGATCACTGTCTCCTTTACTGAAATGAAACGCACACATGGCAATTGCATCT tTGAAATCAGCACCAACTTCATTTCATTGTTTCTGATGTCATTCTCCAGTGTGCTGGTTATGTTGTCTCACCGTAag GGGCCAATGTGTGTGATGCCATTTGTGATGTTCATGTTTCTTGATGTGGCCCTGAGTCTTCTTTCCCTGTTTGATGCTCGATTTGGACTTCCTGGCACTCCTACTTATGGAGACGCTCTGCGGCTGGCT TCAAATCTAAAAGATGGGGCCAGATTGGAGGGAGAGGAGCTGAACCGTGTCACCTTGACATTCGGAGTCCTCTTTGTGATGTATATACTGCTGAAG GTGTACATGTTCAAGGTGTCCATTCGCTGTTATTATGCACTGAAGGAGCAGCGTATGCCAGCACCAAAGAGCTCTGTGATG ATGAAACTGCCGTCCTATGACGAGGCTGTGAAGATGAAACCTGAGGACAAGCTCTCTAAATATCAGGAGCCATAA